The following proteins are encoded in a genomic region of Stigmatopora nigra isolate UIUO_SnigA chromosome 3, RoL_Snig_1.1, whole genome shotgun sequence:
- the lpin1a gene encoding phosphatidate phosphatase LPIN1 isoform X1: protein MNYVGQLAGQVFVQVKELYRGLNPATLSGCIDVIVVRQPNGSLHCSPFHVRFGKMGVLRSREKVVDIEVNGEPVSLHMKLGENGEAFFVKEAENELEMVPAHLATSPIMSTGQELMDSHLNRSATHHHDNKICGPVQNIGPQQGDGGTNKKRRKRRRKARLDGGGGGRRDESGEEFSDDDNMFTIDLSSDEEREGESVRNVYSDQASGAKSERAHPKSHMMKECLSIPPSCGLSISCPQQTSRLISHLRNADHSLSQTPKSDSEVASRGKDNPEMLWSWGELPKAAQPSFLTALQKQDGTTSVSIPVSSTTQFRTINQGETPSHPLYTSQRGETHTSLGGSCAEMESLSTCHGVLPDHLDEGKSRGSPIRSTDSPTKRKEKRSQHLGADGVYLDDITELDPEVAALYFPKSEGAGSSIRTDTDVMMTARSANQSPHSEGSCGVDSGVDGLLDHMGDLPHVAISLCGGLSDNKEITREHFQERAVSYQQFSENPSLIDDPNLVVKIGNKYYNWSTAAPVMLAMQVYQKPLPQFWCLSYVFSAFGLFSYCLPGLFAPRQPEPASVENIMKDKMPKKGGRWWFSWRGRNSDSKSESVSEAAGDGADGSLTAIRMKEESSSSDEDHRPQTCKSDTLASGNVCYKKTLRLTSEQLVSLQLKEGPNEVVFSVTTQYQGTCRCHGTIYLWNWDDKLVISDIDGTITRSDTLGHILPTLGKDWTHQGIARLYHKVSQNGYKFMYCSARAIGMADMTRGYLHWVNERGTMLPMGPVMLSPSSLFSALHREVIEKKPERFKIECLTDIKHLFYPNTQPFYAAFGNRATDVYSYKEVGVPLNRIFTVNPKGELIQEHAKTNISSYGRLCEMVDHVFPVLLQKDGTEFPPSDSFSQRDYWSEQPSDESNQDKEEADSQLLESS from the exons ATGAACTATGTGGGTCAGCTGGCGGGCCAGGTGTTCGTGCAGGTCAAGGAGCTGTATAGAGGCCTCAACCCCGCCACGCTGTCCGGTTGCATCGATGTGATCGTGGTCCGCCAGCCCAATGGCTCCCTGCACTGCTCGCCCTTCCACGTGCGCTTCGGAAAAATGGGTGTCCTTCGCTCACGGGAGAAAGTG GTGGACATTGAGGTCAATGGAGAACCAGTGAGTTTGCACATGAAGTTGGGGGAGAATGGAGAAGCCTTCTTTGTTAAAGAAGCTGAGAACGAACTG GAAATGGTTCCAGCCCACTTGGCGACATCGCCCATCATGTCAACAGGTCAGGAACTGATGGACTCCCACTTGAACAGGAGCGCCACACATCACCATG ACAACAAGATTTGCGGTCCTGTGCAAAACATCGGTCCGCAGCAAGGCGATGGAGGCACCAAtaaaaagagaaggaaaagaaggaggaaggcTCGGCTggatggcggcggcgggggaCGCAGGGACGAGAGCGGGGAGGAGTTTTCCGACGATGACAACATGTTCACTATCGACTTGAGCTCTGACgaggagagagaaggagagagtgTTAG AAATGTATATAGTGATCAAGCATCTGGAGCCAAATCTGAACGGGCACATCCAAAgag TCATATGATGAAGGAGTGTCTCTCCATCCCACCTTCCTGCGGTCTGTCCATCTCTTGCCCACAGCAGACTTCTCGTCTCATTTCACACCTTAG GAACGCCGACCACTCTCTATCACAAACGCCCAAGAGCGATTCCGAGGTGGCCAGTCGGGGTAAAGACAACCCTGAGATGCTCTGGAGTTGGGGCGAGCTGCCAAAAGCGGCTCAG CCATCCTTCCTGACGGCCCTTCAGAAGCAAGATGGCACCACCTCAGTCTCTATCCCAGTGTCTTCCACTACTCAATTCAGAACCATCAATCAAGGCGAAACACCCTCCCACCCTCTGTACACATCTCAGCGAGGGGAGACACATACAAGCCTGGGTGGGTCTTGTGCAGAGATGGAAAGTCTAAGCACATGTCATGGCGTCCTCCCGGATCATCTCGATGAAGGCAAGAGCCGAGGAAGTCCCATCAGAAGCACAGATTCACCTACCAAGAGGAAAG AGAAAAGAAGCCAGCATCTTGGTGCGGATGGAGTATACTTGGATGATATTACTGAGCTGGACCCTGAAGTTGCTGCTCTCTATTTTCCTAAAAG TGAAGGAGCCGGGAGCTCAAtcaggacggacacggacgtgATGATGACTGCCCGGAGCGCAAATCAGTCCCCTCACTCGGAAGGAAGCTGCGGGGTGGACAGCGGAGTGGACGGTCTTCTGGACCACATGGGAGACCTCCCACACGTCGCCATTTCACTTTGCGGTGGCCTTTCCGACAATAAGGAGATCACACGGG AACACTTCCAGGAGAGGGCCGTTTCTTACCAGCAGTTTTCTGAAAACCCCTCACTTATCGATGATCCCAACCTGGTGGTGAAGATTGGCAACAA GTACTACAATTGGAGTACAGCGGCTCCAGTCATGTTGGCCATGCAGGTCTACCAGAAGCCTTTGCCACAG TTTTGGTGTTTGAGTTATGTCTTTTCTGCTTTCGGCCTCTTCTCCTATTGCCTTCCTGGTCTTTTTGCTCCCAGACAACCTGAGCCt GCCTCCGTGGAGAACATCATGAAGGACAAGATGCCCAAAAAGGGAGGACGCTGGTGGTTCTCCTGGCGAGGCAGGAACAGCGACTCTAAATCG GAATCCGTGTCGGAAGCTGCGGGAGACGGAGCAGATGGCTCTCTTACGGCGATCAG AATGAAAGAAGAGTCGTCCTCCAGCGATGAAGACCACAGACCTCAAACCTGCAAATCCGACACACTCGCTTCGGGCAACGTTTGTTATAAGAAGACTCTTCGGCTCACTTCGGAGCAGCTG GTCAGCCTGCAATTAAAAGAAGGGCCCAACGAAGTGGTGTTCAGCGTAACCACTCAGTATCAAGGAACGTGTCGATGCCACGGCACCATCTACCTGTGGAACTGGGACGACAAACTGGTCATATCCGACATCGACGGGACCATCACCAG GTCAGACACATTGGGCCACATCCTGCCCACGTTGGGTAAAGACTGGACCCACCAGGGAATCGCAAGGCTCTACCACAAAGTTAGCCA AAACGGATACAAGTTCATGTACTGCTCGGCGAGGGCCATCGGTATGGCGGACATGACTCGGGGATACCTGCATTGGGTCAATGAGAGGGGGACCATGCTGCCCATGGGTCCTGTCATGCTCAGTCCCAGCAGTCTCTTTTCTGCTCTGCACAG GGAAGTGATTGAGAAGAAGCCCGAGAGGTTCAAGATTGAGTGTCTGACGGACATCAAGCATCTTTTCTACCCCAATACTCAACCTTTCTATGCTGCCTTTGGCAACCGAGCTACG GATGTGTATTCGTACAAGGAAGTGGGCGTGCCTCTCAACAGAATCTTCACAGTCAATCCTAAGGGGGAGCTCATACAAGAACATGCCAAAACCAACATCTCTTC GTATGGTCGCCTGTGCGAAATGGTGGACCACGTCTTTCCGGTCCTACTCCAAAAAGATGGAACCGAGTTTCCACCTTCAGACTCTTTTAGCCAGCGAGATTACTGGAGCGAGCAGCCATCCGACGAAAGCAACCAGGACAAAGAAGAGGCGGACTCGCAACTTCTGGAAAGCAGCTAA
- the lpin1a gene encoding phosphatidate phosphatase LPIN1 isoform X2, which produces MNYVGQLAGQVFVQVKELYRGLNPATLSGCIDVIVVRQPNGSLHCSPFHVRFGKMGVLRSREKVVDIEVNGEPVSLHMKLGENGEAFFVKEAENELEMVPAHLATSPIMSTGQELMDSHLNRSATHHHDNKICGPVQNIGPQQGDGGTNKKRRKRRRKARLDGGGGGRRDESGEEFSDDDNMFTIDLSSDEEREGESVRNVYSDQASGAKSERAHPKSHMMKECLSIPPSCGLSISCPQQTSRLISHLRNADHSLSQTPKSDSEVASRGKDNPEMLWSWGELPKAAQPSFLTALQKQDGTTSVSIPVSSTTQFRTINQGETPSHPLYTSQRGETHTSLGGSCAEMESLSTCHGVLPDHLDEGKSRGSPIRSTDSPTKRKEKRSQHLGADGVYLDDITELDPEVAALYFPKSEGAGSSIRTDTDVMMTARSANQSPHSEGSCGVDSGVDGLLDHMGDLPHVAISLCGGLSDNKEITREHFQERAVSYQQFSENPSLIDDPNLVVKIGNKYYNWSTAAPVMLAMQVYQKPLPQASVENIMKDKMPKKGGRWWFSWRGRNSDSKSESVSEAAGDGADGSLTAIRMKEESSSSDEDHRPQTCKSDTLASGNVCYKKTLRLTSEQLVSLQLKEGPNEVVFSVTTQYQGTCRCHGTIYLWNWDDKLVISDIDGTITRSDTLGHILPTLGKDWTHQGIARLYHKVSQNGYKFMYCSARAIGMADMTRGYLHWVNERGTMLPMGPVMLSPSSLFSALHREVIEKKPERFKIECLTDIKHLFYPNTQPFYAAFGNRATDVYSYKEVGVPLNRIFTVNPKGELIQEHAKTNISSYGRLCEMVDHVFPVLLQKDGTEFPPSDSFSQRDYWSEQPSDESNQDKEEADSQLLESS; this is translated from the exons ATGAACTATGTGGGTCAGCTGGCGGGCCAGGTGTTCGTGCAGGTCAAGGAGCTGTATAGAGGCCTCAACCCCGCCACGCTGTCCGGTTGCATCGATGTGATCGTGGTCCGCCAGCCCAATGGCTCCCTGCACTGCTCGCCCTTCCACGTGCGCTTCGGAAAAATGGGTGTCCTTCGCTCACGGGAGAAAGTG GTGGACATTGAGGTCAATGGAGAACCAGTGAGTTTGCACATGAAGTTGGGGGAGAATGGAGAAGCCTTCTTTGTTAAAGAAGCTGAGAACGAACTG GAAATGGTTCCAGCCCACTTGGCGACATCGCCCATCATGTCAACAGGTCAGGAACTGATGGACTCCCACTTGAACAGGAGCGCCACACATCACCATG ACAACAAGATTTGCGGTCCTGTGCAAAACATCGGTCCGCAGCAAGGCGATGGAGGCACCAAtaaaaagagaaggaaaagaaggaggaaggcTCGGCTggatggcggcggcgggggaCGCAGGGACGAGAGCGGGGAGGAGTTTTCCGACGATGACAACATGTTCACTATCGACTTGAGCTCTGACgaggagagagaaggagagagtgTTAG AAATGTATATAGTGATCAAGCATCTGGAGCCAAATCTGAACGGGCACATCCAAAgag TCATATGATGAAGGAGTGTCTCTCCATCCCACCTTCCTGCGGTCTGTCCATCTCTTGCCCACAGCAGACTTCTCGTCTCATTTCACACCTTAG GAACGCCGACCACTCTCTATCACAAACGCCCAAGAGCGATTCCGAGGTGGCCAGTCGGGGTAAAGACAACCCTGAGATGCTCTGGAGTTGGGGCGAGCTGCCAAAAGCGGCTCAG CCATCCTTCCTGACGGCCCTTCAGAAGCAAGATGGCACCACCTCAGTCTCTATCCCAGTGTCTTCCACTACTCAATTCAGAACCATCAATCAAGGCGAAACACCCTCCCACCCTCTGTACACATCTCAGCGAGGGGAGACACATACAAGCCTGGGTGGGTCTTGTGCAGAGATGGAAAGTCTAAGCACATGTCATGGCGTCCTCCCGGATCATCTCGATGAAGGCAAGAGCCGAGGAAGTCCCATCAGAAGCACAGATTCACCTACCAAGAGGAAAG AGAAAAGAAGCCAGCATCTTGGTGCGGATGGAGTATACTTGGATGATATTACTGAGCTGGACCCTGAAGTTGCTGCTCTCTATTTTCCTAAAAG TGAAGGAGCCGGGAGCTCAAtcaggacggacacggacgtgATGATGACTGCCCGGAGCGCAAATCAGTCCCCTCACTCGGAAGGAAGCTGCGGGGTGGACAGCGGAGTGGACGGTCTTCTGGACCACATGGGAGACCTCCCACACGTCGCCATTTCACTTTGCGGTGGCCTTTCCGACAATAAGGAGATCACACGGG AACACTTCCAGGAGAGGGCCGTTTCTTACCAGCAGTTTTCTGAAAACCCCTCACTTATCGATGATCCCAACCTGGTGGTGAAGATTGGCAACAA GTACTACAATTGGAGTACAGCGGCTCCAGTCATGTTGGCCATGCAGGTCTACCAGAAGCCTTTGCCACAG GCCTCCGTGGAGAACATCATGAAGGACAAGATGCCCAAAAAGGGAGGACGCTGGTGGTTCTCCTGGCGAGGCAGGAACAGCGACTCTAAATCG GAATCCGTGTCGGAAGCTGCGGGAGACGGAGCAGATGGCTCTCTTACGGCGATCAG AATGAAAGAAGAGTCGTCCTCCAGCGATGAAGACCACAGACCTCAAACCTGCAAATCCGACACACTCGCTTCGGGCAACGTTTGTTATAAGAAGACTCTTCGGCTCACTTCGGAGCAGCTG GTCAGCCTGCAATTAAAAGAAGGGCCCAACGAAGTGGTGTTCAGCGTAACCACTCAGTATCAAGGAACGTGTCGATGCCACGGCACCATCTACCTGTGGAACTGGGACGACAAACTGGTCATATCCGACATCGACGGGACCATCACCAG GTCAGACACATTGGGCCACATCCTGCCCACGTTGGGTAAAGACTGGACCCACCAGGGAATCGCAAGGCTCTACCACAAAGTTAGCCA AAACGGATACAAGTTCATGTACTGCTCGGCGAGGGCCATCGGTATGGCGGACATGACTCGGGGATACCTGCATTGGGTCAATGAGAGGGGGACCATGCTGCCCATGGGTCCTGTCATGCTCAGTCCCAGCAGTCTCTTTTCTGCTCTGCACAG GGAAGTGATTGAGAAGAAGCCCGAGAGGTTCAAGATTGAGTGTCTGACGGACATCAAGCATCTTTTCTACCCCAATACTCAACCTTTCTATGCTGCCTTTGGCAACCGAGCTACG GATGTGTATTCGTACAAGGAAGTGGGCGTGCCTCTCAACAGAATCTTCACAGTCAATCCTAAGGGGGAGCTCATACAAGAACATGCCAAAACCAACATCTCTTC GTATGGTCGCCTGTGCGAAATGGTGGACCACGTCTTTCCGGTCCTACTCCAAAAAGATGGAACCGAGTTTCCACCTTCAGACTCTTTTAGCCAGCGAGATTACTGGAGCGAGCAGCCATCCGACGAAAGCAACCAGGACAAAGAAGAGGCGGACTCGCAACTTCTGGAAAGCAGCTAA